A genomic window from Melopsittacus undulatus isolate bMelUnd1 chromosome 7, bMelUnd1.mat.Z, whole genome shotgun sequence includes:
- the MGST2 gene encoding microsomal glutathione S-transferase 2, which produces MAGDLVSLAAVSLLSALQQCHFAWLVGKSRMKHKVIPPAVTGAPEFDRTFRAQQNCVEFYPIFLTALWTAGWFFNQELASFLGVLYMFARYKYFRGYMQSVQGRLTGFYLSLVTLICLVTLGAAGIGNSLLDEYLDFSIMKKLHKWF; this is translated from the exons ATGGCTGGTGATTTAGTTTCCCTTGCTGCCGTCTCTCTTCTTTCCGCCCTTCAGCAAT GTCATTTTGCTTGGTTGGTGGGGAAATCAAGAATGAAGCACAAGGTCATCCCCCCAGCTGTCACTGGAGCTCCAGAATTTGACAGAACATTTCGTGCACA ACAAAACTGTGTGGAGTTTTACCCAATATTCCTGACTGCCCTCTGGACTGCGGGGTGGTTTTTTAATCAAG AATTAGCTTCCTTTCTGGGTGTGCTGTACATGTTTGCCCGCTACAAATACTTCCGTGGTTACATGCAGTCTGTGCAAGGAAG GTTAACAGGGTTTTACTTGAGTTTGGTAACTCTGATTTGCTTGGTAACCTTGGGTGCAGCAGGGATTGGTAACAGCCTTCTGGATGAATACCTGGACTTCAGCATTATGAAGAAACTCCATAAATGGTTCtga